A genomic window from Deinococcus betulae includes:
- the fabZ gene encoding 3-hydroxyacyl-ACP dehydratase FabZ, whose amino-acid sequence MTPILIQEVLQTLPHRFPFVMVDRVLSAEDGVVHALKNVSINEPFFPGHFPQEPVMPGVLIVEALAQASMFCLHGQLEPGTVGYLAGVEGARFRRKVIPGDQLHLHAKLEFLRRGLGKTTCRAEVDGELAAEATILFAVAKG is encoded by the coding sequence ATGACCCCCATCCTGATTCAAGAGGTGCTGCAGACGCTCCCCCACCGCTTCCCGTTTGTCATGGTGGACCGGGTGCTGTCGGCTGAAGATGGCGTTGTCCACGCGCTGAAGAATGTCAGCATCAACGAACCCTTCTTCCCCGGTCACTTTCCCCAGGAGCCAGTGATGCCCGGCGTGCTGATCGTCGAGGCCCTGGCGCAGGCCAGTATGTTCTGTTTGCACGGGCAGCTGGAACCCGGCACGGTAGGCTATCTGGCTGGGGTAGAAGGCGCCCGTTTCCGGCGCAAGGTGATTCCCGGCGATCAGCTGCACCTGCACGCCAAACTGGAATTTTTGCGCCGGGGCCTGGGTAAGACCACCTGCCGCGCCGAGGTGGACGGCGAACTGGCGGCCGAAGCGACGATTCTGTTTGCGGTTGCCAAAGGGTAA
- a CDS encoding rod shape-determining protein, with protein MRLSEDIGIDLGTATFLIYSKSRGLVLQEPSVIAMARDSKQVKAVGEEAYRMIGRTPGGIVAVRPIKDGVIADEGLTEKMITMFLQKVQGNAGRLFGFKPQLMVGVPSNVSDVEKRAVLRAALNSNAKRAFLIEEPLAAAIGAGLKIAEPVGSMVVDIGGGSTDVAVISLGGIVVSESMRVAGNEFDESIIRYVRRKHNVLIGERTAEEIKVKVGAAMLLDDAENLTAEVRGRDLVNGLPKTISLDSTDVVEALSEPVTKIVEGVKRVLEITPPELVSDIIDRGIVMTGGGSLLRNFDELLRQTTGIPVAVAENAVEAVAVGTGMALEMIPVLGDSLVSSDNYLRR; from the coding sequence GTGAGGCTGTCTGAAGACATTGGAATTGACCTCGGAACGGCAACGTTCCTGATTTACAGCAAGAGTCGCGGCCTGGTGCTGCAAGAACCCAGCGTGATTGCCATGGCGCGCGACAGCAAACAGGTCAAGGCGGTGGGCGAGGAAGCCTACCGCATGATTGGCCGCACGCCAGGCGGCATTGTGGCTGTCCGGCCCATCAAAGACGGTGTGATTGCCGACGAGGGCCTGACCGAAAAAATGATCACCATGTTCCTGCAAAAGGTGCAGGGCAACGCTGGGCGCCTGTTTGGCTTCAAGCCTCAGCTGATGGTGGGCGTGCCCAGCAACGTCAGCGACGTGGAAAAACGCGCGGTCCTGCGCGCCGCCCTGAACAGCAACGCCAAACGCGCCTTTCTGATCGAAGAGCCGCTGGCCGCCGCCATTGGCGCCGGGCTGAAGATTGCCGAGCCGGTCGGCAGCATGGTCGTGGACATTGGCGGGGGCAGCACCGATGTGGCCGTGATCTCGCTGGGCGGCATCGTGGTCAGCGAATCCATGCGTGTGGCAGGCAACGAGTTTGACGAGAGCATCATCCGCTACGTGCGGCGCAAGCACAACGTCCTGATTGGCGAGCGCACGGCCGAGGAAATCAAGGTGAAAGTGGGCGCGGCCATGCTGCTAGACGACGCCGAGAACCTGACAGCCGAGGTGCGCGGGCGCGACCTGGTCAACGGCCTGCCCAAGACCATCAGTCTGGACAGCACCGACGTGGTTGAGGCCCTGTCCGAGCCGGTCACCAAGATCGTGGAAGGCGTTAAGCGCGTCCTGGAAATCACCCCACCCGAACTGGTCAGCGACATTATTGACCGGGGCATCGTGATGACCGGGGGCGGCAGCCTGCTGCGCAACTTCGACGAACTGCTGCGCCAGACGACGGGCATTCCGGTCGCCGTGGCCGAGAACGCGGTGGAAGCGGTGGCTGTAGGCACGGGCATGGCGCTGGAAATGATTCCGGTGCTGGGCGACAGCCTGGTCAGCAGCGACAACTACCTGCGCCGGTAA